The genomic window GCCGCGTTACCTTTGAGAGACGTCTAACTTAGGCCTTCAGCGCCTGATCGAGATCGGCGATCAAATCTTCCTTGTCTTCGAGGCCGACCGACAGACGTACCACGTCAACGCCTGCGCCAGCTTGCGCCTTCTGCGCGTCACTGAGCTGGCTGTGCGTGGTCGATGCCGGATGGATGATCAGCGAGCGAGTGTCGCCGACATTGGCAAGGTGCGAGAACAGCTTCACGTTCGACACGAGATTGATGCCCGCGTCGTAGCCGCCCTTGAGGCCGAAAGTGAACACCGCGCCTGCGCCTTTCGGGGCGTATTTGCGGGCGAGATTGTGATAGCGATCGCCGGGGAGGCCGGCGTAGTTGACCCATGCGACGGCAGGATGGTTCGACAGGAATTCAGCGACCGCCTTCGCGTTGTCGGAATGCCGCTGAACGCGGAGCGACAAGGTCTCAATACCAGTCAGGATCAGGAACGAGTTGAATGGCGAGATTGCCGCTCCGATGTCGCGCAGGCCGAGGACGCGGGCTGCGATGGCGAAGGCGAAGTTGCCGAACGTCTCCTGCAGCTTGATGCCGTGGTACTCAGGGCGCGGCTCACTCAGCGCCGGATAGCGGCCATCGCGCGACCAGTCGAAGGTGCCAGCGTCAACAAGAATGCCGCCCAGCGAGTTGCCATGGCCGCCCAGGAACTTGGTCAGCGAGTGCACGACGATGTCGGCGCCGTGATCAATCGGGCGAATGAGGTAGGGCGAGGCGAGGGTGTTATCGACGATCAGCGGCACACCGGCATTTCGCGCAATCGTTGCGATGGCCTCGATGTCGGTGATCGTGCCGCCAGGATTAGCGATCGACTCGATGAAGATCGCCTTGGTCTTCGGCGTCACGGCGCGCTGGAAGCTCTGGACATCGTCGGTATCGGCCCACACCACGTTCCAGCCAAAGTTCTTGAAGGTGTGGTTGAACTGGTTGATCGATCCGCCGTACAGCCGCCGTGCCGCGATGAACTCATCTCCAGGCTGGAGCAGCGTGTTGAACACCAGCATCTGCGCTGAGTGGCCGGAGGCGCATGCAACCGCAGCGGTGCCGCCTTCCAATGCTGCGACCCGCTCTTCGAGCACAGCCGTCGTGGGGTTGGTGATGCGGGTATAGATGTTGCCAAAGGATTGCAGACCGAACAGGGACGCAGCGTGATCCGCATCATTAAAGACATAGGACGCGGTCTGGTAGATTGGCGTCGTCCGCGAACCCGTCGTCGGATCCGGCTGCGCGCCGGCGTGAATGGAGAGCGTGGAAAATCCCGGTAAACGGTCTGTCATGTGAAATCCTTCGTTCAGTGCCGTGAACCGGCCCTAGTGGTCCGATTCTAACATTTGCATCCCCGTTTCAGCAGGCGTGTTAGCAAATGTTAGAATCAAAGGACCACTAGCAAATATGAGTTTCTAGTGGAGTTTTGGATTTGACATTCGCTTGACGAACTCGCAGCCGGGTAGGTAGCGAATGTCAAATCCACTCCACTAGATTGGAATCCTGCGGGCGCGCGCAAAATCAGTCAAGCGGGGTGCCACGATCGGCGTTAATGCGGAAGGAGATTGGTTCGTTTTGCCGCAGTGAAGACGAACATGCTGCGAAATCACGGCATCATGAAACGTCGTTCTTGTCCTTTGCGACACGATCCGCTGCGGTGGTCGCGCCGCCACTGACGCTTGCACGATTCAATGACAGACGCATGCTGCTGGTAGGGATCGGTGCGCGTTTCGAGCTCAGGGTGCGCGAGTTCACGCCCATCCACTGAATTTCTGAAGTCAGGCGACCATATTCGATTTTCGGGCAGCGATTCATCACGACCTTGATGCCGGCCGCTTCTGCCTTGGCCGCCGCGGCATCGTTGCGCACACCAAGTTGCATCCAGATCACCTTCGGCAATGTCGAAAGCTGCAAGACCTCGTCGACAATCGCGCCCGCATGATCTGAGTTGCGGAAGATGTCGACCATGTCGATTGGGCGTCCAATATCTTTCAATGAGCCGACGAAGGGCTTTCCAACTAGGCTTTTGCCGACCTGCCCCGGGTTGATCGGAATCATGTCGTAACCGCGCTCGGCGAGGTATTTGAACGCAAAGTAGCTCGGACGAACGTTGACCGGGGAGGCGCCGACCATGGCGATGGTTTTGACCCCGGTGAGAATACCGCGGATGTAAGCGTCGTCGTATGCGTCGTGATTCATCTTGGATTTTCCGCCGGCCTTACCGGTCTTCCCACTTGGGCGCGCGCTTCTCGATGAAGGCTCCGATGCCCTCCTGCGCGTCGCGCGCCATCATGTTCTCGGTCATCACCTGTGCCGTGTAAAGATAAGCATCCGCAAGGCTCATTTCGGCCTGCCGATAGAATGCCTCTTTGCCGATCTTGAGGGTGTAGGCCGACTTCAGCGCTATTTTCTTCGCAAGGTCGATCGCGGCCTGCCGCACCTCGCCGGCAGGGACGACGTTGTTAACGAGCCCGAGCTCCTGAGCCCGCTGTGCGGAAACCGGCTCGCCGGTCAGCAGCATATGCATCGCCTGCTTGCGCGAGATGTTTCGCGACAGCGCAACCATGGGGGTGGAGCAGAACAGCCCGATGTCGATGCCGGGCGTGGCGAACGTTGCTTGCTCGGACGCCACCGCAAGATCGCATGTCGCAACCAACTGACAGCCTGCGGCGGTTGCGAGACCCTGCACAGCGGCGACCACGGGTTTGGGAAGATGCACGATGGTCTGCATCATCGTGCTGCAGGCCGTCATGACCTGCGCAAAGTAGGCGCGTCCGTTGTCCGGGTCAGTGCGGCGCGCGGTCAGTTCCTTCAGATCGTGTCCCGAAGAGAATGCGGGGCCATTCGCTGCAATAACGACAGCGCGGATCACCTTGTCCTCGCGGACGGAGTCCAGTTGCGCCTGCAGCGACGCGATCATCGCTTCTGACAGCGCGTTGCGGGATTTGGGGGAATCCAGCGTCAACACGGCAATGCCGTCGATCGTTTCGCGCAACAAAGGCGAGGGTGATTGAGTCGGTGGTGCCGTTGCAGCCTGGATCGTCATGGCGATGTCCGTTGTCATTACGCCGTTTGTAGGCGAGGGGACGCCGATGTGAAATCTGTTTCCACTTTTGCTGATCGCCCTGTGTGTTACAAGGCCGTCATATAAGCACTAGCGTGGCGGTTCAGAAGTCCGCATCATTTGTGCGGCAAGTCTGAAATGCGGACTTCTGAACCAAAGCCACACTAGATCAATAACTTGCTAGTGTCCTCCGATTCCGAAGTTCGCAAACGAGGGTGCAGCGGAATGATGCGAACTTCGGAATCGGGACACTAGTGGTCCAATTCTAACATTTGCATCCCGTTGCAGCAGGTACGTTTGCAAATGTTAGAATCAAAAGGACCACTAGCAAATATAAGTTTCTAGTGGAGTTTTGGATTTGACATTCGCTTCCAGGCTTCGCTGCTACATGGGTAGCGAATGTCAAATCCACTCCACTAGCCAGGGCAGACCACCCATGAATAAAGCTAAAATGACTGTGGCGGAGCTTCAGGCGTTCCTCCACAAGGAGTTTCCGCAGGCTTTCGCCAGCGGTGAAATCCTGATCGAGAGCGCGGACGGCGCAACCAGCCTGCTACGCCAGCCTTATAATGCGCGGATGCTGCGGCCAGGCGGAACGGTTTCGGGGCCGACGCTCATGGCTCTGGCTGATTTCGCGATGTACGTGGTCTTATTGTCAGCAATCGGCCCCGTCGGGCTCGCGGTGACTACAAGTCTCAACATCAACTTCCTTCGAAAAGGACAGCCGGGACAGGATATCGTCGCTGCCGCCAAGCTCATGAAGCTTGGAAAGCGGCTTGCCGTCGGCGAAGTGCTGCTGCTGTCTGGGACATCCCCGGACCCGATCGCGCACGTGACCGCGACCTATTCCATTCCGAATGCTCAATGATTCTACAGGTATCAAAATACCATATTTTTAAGTTATTGATTTGTAAGTTCTATTTCGTGCGATGAGGCGTTGACGTGTGCGGCGCCGTTATTTAGAAACCGCGGCAGCTTTGGCGATTTGCGCCGAACATCAATTTCACGGATCCCTCACATGAAGACGTTTTCGGCCAAGCCAGCCGAGGTCAATAAGAAGTGGGTGCTGATCGACGCCAAGGGTTTGGTCGTCGGCCGTCTCGCTTCTTTGGTTGCCATGCGTTTGCGCGGCAAGCACCTCCCGACTTACACGCCTCACGTTGATTGCGGTGACAACGTCATCATTATCAACGCTGCTCAGGTCGTCCTCACCGGACGCAAGCGTGAGAACAAGGTTTACTACAAGCACACCGGCTTCATCGGTGGCATCAAGGAGCGCACCGCAAAGTCGATCCTTGAAGGCCGCTTCCCGGAGCGCGTTGTTGAGAAGGCTGTCGAGCGCATGATCCCGCGCGGACCGCTGGGCCGCGTACAGATGGGCAACCTGCGTGTCTATCCGGGTGCCGAGCATCCGCATGAAGCACAGCAGCCTGAAGTCGTGGATGTTGCATCGATGAACCGTAAGAACATGAGGGTCGCATAATGTCCGACACCATGCAGTCCCTCGACCAGTTGTCGTCGCTCAAGACCGCGACCGCCGAAGGTCCGAAGTACGTCAAGAAGGTCGACAAGCTTGGCCGCGCTTACGCTACCGGCAAGCGCAAGGACGCGGTTGCCCGCGTCTGGATCAAGCCGGGTTCCGGCAAGATCGTCGTCAACTCCCGCGAAGTCGAAGTCTATTTCGCTCGCCCGGTGCTGCGCATGATGATCCAGCAGCCGATCGTCGCTGCTGCCCGTCAGGACCAGTACGACGTGTTCTGCACCGTTGCAGGCGGTGGTCTCTCCGGTCAGGCGGGCGCTGTGCGTCATGGCATCTCGAAGGCTCTCACCAACTTTGAGCCTGAGCTGCGCGGCGTCCTCAAGAAGGGCGGCTTCCTGACCCGTGACTCGCGTGTCGTCGAACGTAAGAAGTACGGCAAGGCCAAGGCCCGCCGCTCCTTCCAGTTCTCGAAGCGTTAATCGCGACGATCAAATTGTCCGCAACCGCGGATTGGTTTCAAAGGGCGCCTCTTGGGGCGCCCTTTTTGCTTGTCCGAATCCAAAGTTCGCCTCTGATGAGTTCCAGACGTTGCGGAATTGCAGATAATTTTTCGCGAAAATTGTGTGACGGGCGCAAACGGAGTCCCAAGATACCGCCGCTAGCCTCTGATCGGCTGAGGGGGCTATTCCGGCTCCGTCTTTTTTCAAAGCGCACTATTAAAGATGCCCGCTGGATCGCACCTGTCGCTGGATATTTCCACGCTGTACCTCATTGCCACGTTAGCCGCCGCACTTCTCGGGATCATGCTGCTGTTCTTCTGGCGGCAGGAGAAGATCCCGGCACTCGGATGGTGGGGCGCGGCCTATCTTTTAGGTGCGGCATCGATTGCGTTATGGATCGCAGGCGGTGCGCAACTCGGTCAATGGCTGTCACTGGCGGTGAGCGCTGTAGGCTTCTTCGCCTGCGGTCTGGTCTGGGACGCCGCGCGCGTCTTTCACGGCCGCGCCCCGAACTGGATCCTTGTTCTCGCCGGTCCGGCGCTTTGGGTTGCAGCGATGATCGCGCTTGATCCGCTCGATCCGGAAAAGCGCATGATCCTGAGTGCCGGCATCGTCGCGGTCTACGCTATGCTCACAGCGAGTGAGTTATGGCGCGAGCGCCGCAAGAGTTTACGGGCGCGGTGGCCTGCGATCATCGTTCCAGTTCTGCATGGTGCCGTGCTGGTGATGCCCATCGTGCTCGGAGATATGATGCGTGCGACCGGTGCCACTATTGGAGCAGGATGGGTCGCAGTCTTTGCGGCAGAACTCGTGCTCTATGCCGTGGGCACGGTGTTCATCATCTTCCTGCTGGTTTCTGAGCGGACGGTCAGCGCACACAAGACCGCGGCGTCGATCGATCCGCTCACGGGTCTGCTCAACCGCCGCGGATTCGGCGAGGCAACGTCACGCATGATTGAGCGGGAGGCCAAGGCGGGCCGTCCGGTGACCGTAATGATTTTCGACATCGACCATTTCAAATCCGTCAATGATCGCTTCGGCCATGCGGCCGGTGACGATATCTTGAAAGTATTCTCGCATTGCATTGTCACGTCTTTGCGGATCACCGATCTTGTCGGCCGCGTCGGCGGCGAGGAATTTGCCGCGCTTCTGCCGTGCGCCATGGATGAAGCGCTGCTCGCGGCCGAACGCGTGCGTGAAGCGTTCGAGGCATCCGGCGTATGCGTCGATGATGAACCACTGGCAACGACCGTGAGCATAGGTGTTGCGGGCGGTCCCGCGAACACGGAGCTTGAGGTGCTGATGGCCTCAGCCGACACCGCTCTTTATCAGGCCAAACGTGGTGGGCGTAATCGGGTGGAGGCGGCTGCAGAACAGCGTCCGCTGTCGCTTGAACAGTCGCGCCGCAAGATCGCTGGTGCATCGCACCATGACGTCCATCCAGTTCCAGCGATGGAAATTCGGATCTGATGCACGGACCACGCAATAGGGCTGCATCAAACGTCGATGCGGTCCGCAAAAGTGCGGCTGGTACTTTTACCGAAATCAACTAAAGCTCCCGCTCCCTCACGATCCGAGGGCGGGGATTTCGTTAATGCTTGGTGCAATTTATGCGGCGCTGGCCGCGCTCACATTCGCCATGAACAACACGGCGATGCGCCGGGGCGTGCTGACGGGCTCGGTCACGCAGGCCATGGCCATCACGGTGCCGCTCGGCGGAGTGGGCTTCGTTATCATTGCGGCGATCTCCGGCCAGCTCGGTTCTCTGTCTTCGTTTCCTCCCATTGCTTTGTCCTGGCTTATCGCTCAGGGCTGCCTGCATTTCCTGTTGGGGCGGTTTTTCAACTACCAGGCCAACAAGCTCGTCGGCGTGAACATCTCCGCGCCGGTGGTTCAGCTCCAGGTCGTGGTGACGATGTTGCTCGCCGTTGTACTGATGAAGGAACCGTTCACGGTGCTTCAACTGTTCGGCACGATCTTGATGCTTGCCGGATCATTCGCGACACAACTGCATTCGACAATCGGTAAGCGCGTTGTGCGCTCCGAAAAGGTGGTTGCCGTTGAGGCCGCACCTTCGGCGGCCAAGCCCATGTTCAAGCCGCAATACCTGCCAGGATTCTTGAGCGCGCTGGGGGCGGCCACCTGTTACGGCATTTCCCCGCTCATGGTGCGCATGGCGTTCGAAAGCATGCCGGTAAAGAGCCCCATGGCGGGAGGCGTGATTGCCTACACGGCGGCCACCATCGTGCTGTGCTTCCTGGTCCTGCCATCCCCATCGATCCGCAAGGACGTGCTTTCGCTGAATCGAAGCAACGCGATGTGGTTCGTGGGGTCCGCTATCCTCGTCGCGATGTCGCAAGGCTTCGTCTATGCGTCGCTGGCTGTTGCGCCGCTGATGGTGGTGACGCCCATTCTGCAGTTGTCGCTGGTCTTCCGGCTGTTCCTGTCGCAGATGATCAATCGCGAGCATGAGGTGTTGAATACATCCGTTGTCGTCGGGGCCTTAGTGACGATCGTTGGCTCCATCATCGTTTCGCTGGACACCAACTACGTGCTGTCGTTAGCGGACCTGACTGGCCGTGTTGCCGATATTCTGCGCTTCCGTCTGGATGGCGGGGGTCCCTAGTGGTCCGATTCTAACGTTCGCATCCCGTCTCGGTGGGCACCTTTGCGAACGTTAGAATCGAAGGACCACTAGCAAATATAAGATTGTAGTGGAGCTTTTGGATTTGACGTTCGCATCACGAATTCGCGGCAAGCAGGGTAGCGAACGTCAAATCCGCTCCACTAGTCCGGGCACGGCGTTGCACGCGCTTGCCGACGAGATGATTGCCTTTAAGCGCGCATTAGACGAACGACAGTTCTTCCGCCGATTCCAGAATGCGCCGAAGTTGGGTGAGGGCGCGCCTCAGATCGTTGTCGGTCTTCGGATGGCCCAGACAAATACGCACACCCAGGGTGCCGCGATCGACCTGCTGTAGAGCTCCTGGAGGCGCCAGTGTGATACCCGCCTGCGCCGCTTGCGCGACAAGGGCGATCAAGGTGCGTCCGGCAGGGATCGGCAGCCAGCGATGGAAGCCGGGCGTATCCGAGACAATGGGAAGCCAATTGCCGAGCACTTCATCGGCAATCGCGTTGCGGCGCACGGCCTCCGCGCGCTTGAGCTGAACCTGGCGCAGCAAGTCGCCGCTGTGAATGAGGCGGACCACCACTTCGGCCATGATGGGAGAAGCCATCCAGCCGGTGGCGCGAATGGCATTGATACAGCGATCGCGGAATTGATCCGGTGCAATCATAGCGGCAATGCGCAGACCCGGGGCCAGGCACTTGGCGAAGCTGGTGACGTAAAAACTCCGCTCGGGCACCATGGATGAAATCGGCTTGGGCGGCGTTGTGAATAAGAACGCGTAAGCGTCGTCCTCCAGCAGGAAGCCGTTATGCTTGCGAATGATGTTCGCGATGTCCTGACGGCGCTCGTTGGGCATCACCGTGCCTGTCGGCGTCTGCAGGGTGGGCGTGACAAACAACGCCCGCGCGCCGGTTTCCGAAAATGCGCGGTCCAACGCATCCGGCAAAAGGCCGTGCCTGTCGCCCGCGACGCCGTGCAATTGATAGCCGTTCATCGCGGAAAGCGCGATCATCCCCGAATAGCTGAAGCGTTCGGTCAGCACCGTTTCTTTCGGTGCAGCCACCATGTTCAGCGCGATAGAGAGAGCATGCTGGCCGCCGTGCGTAATGAACAGATGATCCACGTCAGTGGTGATGCCAAGCTGGGCGAGCCATTCGGCCATCACGCTGCGATGATAGGGAAGTCCTTGATGGGGCAGATAGCCGAGCAGTGGCTTCAATGCGCCATCGGCGACGACTTCTTCCAGAACGGAAGCGATCAGTTCGTCTTCGCCGGTCGATGGTGGCACGTTCAGGGCGAGATTGACGGTCGTTGCCGCAGGGCCGCCATTTGCGTTTTGTGCGTGATGGCGCCGCCGCTGCACGAATGTCCCGCGCCCGACTTCTCCTGAAATGAGGCCGCGCGCTTCAGCTTCTGCATAGGCACGCGAAATGGTCCCGACACTCAGTCCGAGCTGCGCCGCCATGTCTCGTTGCGGCAAAAGACGCGTGCCCGGCTTCAGCGCGCCGGATTCGATATCGCTCTCGAGCGATTGCAC from Nitrobacteraceae bacterium AZCC 1564 includes these protein-coding regions:
- a CDS encoding enoyl-CoA hydratase/carnithine racemase (product_source=COG1024; cath_funfam=1.10.12.10,3.90.226.10; cog=COG1024; pfam=PF00378; superfamily=52096) — translated: MTIQAATAPPTQSPSPLLRETIDGIAVLTLDSPKSRNALSEAMIASLQAQLDSVREDKVIRAVVIAANGPAFSSGHDLKELTARRTDPDNGRAYFAQVMTACSTMMQTIVHLPKPVVAAVQGLATAAGCQLVATCDLAVASEQATFATPGIDIGLFCSTPMVALSRNISRKQAMHMLLTGEPVSAQRAQELGLVNNVVPAGEVRQAAIDLAKKIALKSAYTLKIGKEAFYRQAEMSLADAYLYTAQVMTENMMARDAQEGIGAFIEKRAPKWEDR
- a CDS encoding diguanylate cyclase (GGDEF)-like protein (product_source=TIGR00254; cath_funfam=3.30.70.270; cog=COG2199; pfam=PF00990; smart=SM00267; superfamily=55073; tigrfam=TIGR00254; transmembrane_helix_parts=Outside_1_10,TMhelix_11_33,Inside_34_39,TMhelix_40_62,Outside_63_65,TMhelix_66_85,Inside_86_97,TMhelix_98_115,Outside_116_124,TMhelix_125_143,Inside_144_154,TMhelix_155_174,Outside_175_188,TMhelix_189_211,Inside_212_415) — encoded protein: MPAGSHLSLDISTLYLIATLAAALLGIMLLFFWRQEKIPALGWWGAAYLLGAASIALWIAGGAQLGQWLSLAVSAVGFFACGLVWDAARVFHGRAPNWILVLAGPALWVAAMIALDPLDPEKRMILSAGIVAVYAMLTASELWRERRKSLRARWPAIIVPVLHGAVLVMPIVLGDMMRATGATIGAGWVAVFAAELVLYAVGTVFIIFLLVSERTVSAHKTAASIDPLTGLLNRRGFGEATSRMIEREAKAGRPVTVMIFDIDHFKSVNDRFGHAAGDDILKVFSHCIVTSLRITDLVGRVGGEEFAALLPCAMDEALLAAERVREAFEASGVCVDDEPLATTVSIGVAGGPANTELEVLMASADTALYQAKRGGRNRVEAAAEQRPLSLEQSRRKIAGASHHDVHPVPAMEIRI
- a CDS encoding uncharacterized protein (TIGR00369 family) (product_source=TIGR00369; cath_funfam=3.10.129.10; cog=COG2050; pfam=PF03061; superfamily=54637; tigrfam=TIGR00369; transmembrane_helix_parts=Outside_1_60,TMhelix_61_83,Inside_84_143), with product MNKAKMTVAELQAFLHKEFPQAFASGEILIESADGATSLLRQPYNARMLRPGGTVSGPTLMALADFAMYVVLLSAIGPVGLAVTTSLNINFLRKGQPGQDIVAAAKLMKLGKRLAVGEVLLLSGTSPDPIAHVTATYSIPNAQ
- a CDS encoding small subunit ribosomal protein S9 (product_source=KO:K02996; cath_funfam=3.30.230.10; cog=COG0103; ko=KO:K02996; pfam=PF00380; superfamily=54211), translating into MSDTMQSLDQLSSLKTATAEGPKYVKKVDKLGRAYATGKRKDAVARVWIKPGSGKIVVNSREVEVYFARPVLRMMIQQPIVAAARQDQYDVFCTVAGGGLSGQAGAVRHGISKALTNFEPELRGVLKKGGFLTRDSRVVERKKYGKAKARRSFQFSKR
- a CDS encoding drug/metabolite transporter (DMT)-like permease (product_source=COG0697; cog=COG0697; pfam=PF00892; superfamily=103481; transmembrane_helix_parts=Outside_1_3,TMhelix_4_21,Inside_22_33,TMhelix_34_56,Outside_57_60,TMhelix_61_83,Inside_84_89,TMhelix_90_112,Outside_113_121,TMhelix_122_144,Inside_145_173,TMhelix_174_196,Outside_197_205,TMhelix_206_228,Inside_229_240,TMhelix_241_258,Outside_259_262,TMhelix_263_285,Inside_286_297,TMhelix_298_320,Outside_321_343); translation: MLGAIYAALAALTFAMNNTAMRRGVLTGSVTQAMAITVPLGGVGFVIIAAISGQLGSLSSFPPIALSWLIAQGCLHFLLGRFFNYQANKLVGVNISAPVVQLQVVVTMLLAVVLMKEPFTVLQLFGTILMLAGSFATQLHSTIGKRVVRSEKVVAVEAAPSAAKPMFKPQYLPGFLSALGAATCYGISPLMVRMAFESMPVKSPMAGGVIAYTAATIVLCFLVLPSPSIRKDVLSLNRSNAMWFVGSAILVAMSQGFVYASLAVAPLMVVTPILQLSLVFRLFLSQMINREHEVLNTSVVVGALVTIVGSIIVSLDTNYVLSLADLTGRVADILRFRLDGGGP
- a CDS encoding putative CoA-binding protein (product_source=COG1832; cath_funfam=3.40.50.720; cog=COG1832; ko=KO:K06929; pfam=PF13380; smart=SM00881; superfamily=51735), which translates into the protein MNHDAYDDAYIRGILTGVKTIAMVGASPVNVRPSYFAFKYLAERGYDMIPINPGQVGKSLVGKPFVGSLKDIGRPIDMVDIFRNSDHAGAIVDEVLQLSTLPKVIWMQLGVRNDAAAAKAEAAGIKVVMNRCPKIEYGRLTSEIQWMGVNSRTLSSKRAPIPTSSMRLSLNRASVSGGATTAADRVAKDKNDVS
- a CDS encoding O-acetylhomoserine (thiol)-lyase (product_source=KO:K01740; cath_funfam=3.40.640.10,3.90.1150.10; cog=COG2873; ko=KO:K01740; pfam=PF01053; superfamily=53383; tigrfam=TIGR01326), whose translation is MTDRLPGFSTLSIHAGAQPDPTTGSRTTPIYQTASYVFNDADHAASLFGLQSFGNIYTRITNPTTAVLEERVAALEGGTAAVACASGHSAQMLVFNTLLQPGDEFIAARRLYGGSINQFNHTFKNFGWNVVWADTDDVQSFQRAVTPKTKAIFIESIANPGGTITDIEAIATIARNAGVPLIVDNTLASPYLIRPIDHGADIVVHSLTKFLGGHGNSLGGILVDAGTFDWSRDGRYPALSEPRPEYHGIKLQETFGNFAFAIAARVLGLRDIGAAISPFNSFLILTGIETLSLRVQRHSDNAKAVAEFLSNHPAVAWVNYAGLPGDRYHNLARKYAPKGAGAVFTFGLKGGYDAGINLVSNVKLFSHLANVGDTRSLIIHPASTTHSQLSDAQKAQAGAGVDVVRLSVGLEDKEDLIADLDQALKA
- a CDS encoding DNA-binding transcriptional MocR family regulator (product_source=COG1167; cath_funfam=1.10.10.10,3.40.640.10; cog=COG1167; pfam=PF00155,PF00392; smart=SM00345; superfamily=46785,53383), which produces MSQDTTSPEWIPVLSDTGGPRYLAFVQSLESDIESGALKPGTRLLPQRDMAAQLGLSVGTISRAYAEAEARGLISGEVGRGTFVQRRRHHAQNANGGPAATTVNLALNVPPSTGEDELIASVLEEVVADGALKPLLGYLPHQGLPYHRSVMAEWLAQLGITTDVDHLFITHGGQHALSIALNMVAAPKETVLTERFSYSGMIALSAMNGYQLHGVAGDRHGLLPDALDRAFSETGARALFVTPTLQTPTGTVMPNERRQDIANIIRKHNGFLLEDDAYAFLFTTPPKPISSMVPERSFYVTSFAKCLAPGLRIAAMIAPDQFRDRCINAIRATGWMASPIMAEVVVRLIHSGDLLRQVQLKRAEAVRRNAIADEVLGNWLPIVSDTPGFHRWLPIPAGRTLIALVAQAAQAGITLAPPGALQQVDRGTLGVRICLGHPKTDNDLRRALTQLRRILESAEELSFV
- a CDS encoding large subunit ribosomal protein L13 (product_source=KO:K02871; cath_funfam=3.90.1180.10; cog=COG0102; ko=KO:K02871; pfam=PF00572; superfamily=52161; tigrfam=TIGR01066) yields the protein MKTFSAKPAEVNKKWVLIDAKGLVVGRLASLVAMRLRGKHLPTYTPHVDCGDNVIIINAAQVVLTGRKRENKVYYKHTGFIGGIKERTAKSILEGRFPERVVEKAVERMIPRGPLGRVQMGNLRVYPGAEHPHEAQQPEVVDVASMNRKNMRVA